One stretch of Anolis carolinensis isolate JA03-04 chromosome 3, rAnoCar3.1.pri, whole genome shotgun sequence DNA includes these proteins:
- the chchd1 gene encoding small ribosomal subunit protein mS37, with protein MAASRPPIPSYLGALAQLNKARGKAAAKKLPRPLVLANRVSNRRLRQGEATCITEMSLMMACWKQNEFSDTACAQEIQTFYDCAAKAEAERKEKIRQESIGLTGNLTPKQVNKLLSRFPNITQNS; from the exons ATGGCGGCCTCCCGGCCTCCCATCCCTTCCTATTTGGGCGCCTTGGCCCAGCTGAACAAGGCCCGGGGGAAGGCGGCAGCGAAGAAACTCCCTCGGCCTCTGGTGCTGGCCAACCGTGTCTCCAACCGGCGACTGAGGCAGGGAG AGGCAACATGTATCACAGAGATGTCCTTAATGATGGCCTGTTGGAAACAGAACGAGTTCAGTGACACAGCTTGTGCCCAGGAGATCCAGACGTTCTATGACTGTGCAGCGAAGGCAGAA GCAGAACGCAAGGAGAAAATTCGCCAAGAATCCATTGGTTTAACAGGAAATCTTACTCCTAAACAAGTCAACAAATTACTAAGTCGGTTTCCTAACATTACACAAAATTCTTAA